The Nitrospira sp. genome segment TCTGACTGTCATGCATGGGGAAGAATCGATTCGAGTGCAAACGCAATTTTGTGGCGCTCACTTAGTGTCGAATATTCTTGCCGCGATGGCTGTTGGTCAAGCCATGGGGGTCAGCCTTCAATCGGCGGCTTCGGCACTAGAAGGTTTGGCGCCAGTACCCGGCCGTATGTTTCCCGTTGAAAGCCCCGACGGTGTGACGTTTATCCGCGACGACGTTAAGGCCCCTGCATGGATAATTCCCCCAGTATTGGACTTCATACGACGCGCCTCGGCAAAACGAAAGATTATTATCTTGGGTACACTTTCCGATTACAAGGAAGGATCGCCGAGCTCGATCTACGCTGGAGTCTCCCGGCAGGCATTAGAGGTAACGGATTATGTGTTCTTCGTCGGTCGCTGGGCATCGCGAAGCCTTCAAGGGAGAGGGCATGCCGAGAATCACGCTGTACAGGCCTTCGTGACCATCGACCACGTCAACGGATTCTTGCGTGGGTTCTTGAAAGCAGGTGATTTGGTCTTTATCAAGGGATCACGTGCGGATCAATTATCGCGTATCGTGTCGGGATGGATCCAAAAGCCGAAGAGGCAGTCTGGTGTAGTTGAACTCGATCTTGTCAGTGCTGTAAGAGCAGAGGATGTGGACAGGACTCTGGAAATTTCGACCGACGGTGCGCTGAGGGACAGGCGTGTGAGTCAACTCGTCGTAGGCTTAGGGAACCCCGGCCATCGCTTTGAACAGACTCCTCACAATGTGGGCCAATGGGCGCTGGAGTTACTCGCTGAATCGTTGCAGGCGAATTGGTCGGAGGTAGGAGGTTGGATTCGTGGTGAGGGCTCAAGTGCAAGGCCAACTGATGCTGTTGGTGAAACCAGCGATCATGATGAACCGCGTTGGGCCATGGATGCGGCAGCTGGCAGATTAAACAAAATTGAGAGAGCAGGACTGTGTAATCCTTCATGATGATATCAATCTCCAACCTGGGATCGTGCGCAATCGTATGAGTGGTAGCTCCGGAGGGCACAAGGGCGTTCAGTCGATCATTGCCGCGTTTCAAAGTGAGGATATCCGTCGAGTCAAGGTTGGCGTTGGGCAGCCGACTAATGGCATACCGGTGACGAGATATGTCTTGATTTCCTTTGCAAGCCCCCAGCGACTCATAATTGAGAAAGCTTGTCACACTGCAGCTGCCCGCGTCCTCGAAATGGTCAAGAGACACTCAGTGGAGAGAAGTATGACTCTCTGACCTTCGTGCCTTACGAGTATAGGGGCAAAGGTCTGGATCTACTCTTC includes the following:
- a CDS encoding aminoacyl-tRNA hydrolase gives rise to the protein MREQDCVILHDDINLQPGIVRNRMSGSSGGHKGVQSIIAAFQSEDIRRVKVGVGQPTNGIPVTRYVLISFASPQRLIIEKACHTAAARVLEMVKRHSVERSMTL